From one Natrinema saccharevitans genomic stretch:
- a CDS encoding MBL fold metallo-hydrolase, with translation MSGTNRTDETDRDARVHRLEFTVEWPPGHAAAYVIPGDEPILIDAGTPGERGAEELRAELDDHGYAPSDIDHVVLTHGHTDHVGQTPTLLEAGSPTVYAPTQLRDRYERDMETVAERTRTNLLEAGLEPEYLDSASDRLLSAHRTVREALPADAVDVWIDDDPFTVGTREIDPIYSPGHHISHSCFGTTLDGDRVVFSGDMAMEPFRAPSLLVNFDDGVEDSVRTFYATLERLKTYQFERVFPGHGPVHDRYEKCLDRSIADLESKLEQCLDRIESGRVTAFQIAAERAGTKRGISRILAETVGLVEYLEDGGAVRSVLDDGVRFYESK, from the coding sequence ATGAGCGGAACGAACCGGACCGACGAGACCGACCGCGATGCGAGGGTCCACCGACTGGAGTTCACCGTCGAGTGGCCGCCTGGCCACGCGGCGGCGTACGTGATTCCGGGCGATGAACCGATTCTCATCGACGCGGGGACGCCCGGTGAGCGCGGCGCCGAGGAGTTACGCGCCGAACTGGATGACCACGGGTACGCACCGTCGGACATCGACCACGTCGTACTCACGCACGGTCACACGGACCACGTCGGTCAGACGCCGACGCTGCTCGAGGCCGGGTCGCCGACCGTCTATGCGCCGACGCAACTACGCGATCGATACGAGCGGGATATGGAAACGGTCGCCGAGCGGACTCGGACGAATCTACTCGAGGCCGGCCTCGAGCCCGAGTACCTCGATTCGGCCAGTGACCGCCTGCTTTCCGCTCACCGCACGGTACGCGAGGCGCTTCCCGCGGACGCGGTCGACGTCTGGATCGACGACGACCCGTTTACGGTCGGGACGCGCGAAATCGACCCGATCTATTCACCGGGCCATCACATCAGTCACTCCTGCTTCGGGACGACTCTCGATGGTGATCGAGTCGTTTTCTCCGGCGACATGGCGATGGAACCGTTCCGCGCGCCGTCGCTACTCGTCAATTTCGACGACGGAGTCGAAGACAGTGTGCGAACGTTTTACGCGACGCTCGAGCGACTCAAGACGTATCAGTTCGAGCGCGTGTTCCCGGGTCACGGCCCGGTACACGATCGGTACGAGAAGTGTCTCGATCGATCTATCGCTGATCTGGAGTCCAAACTCGAGCAGTGTCTCGACCGGATCGAATCGGGCCGAGTGACGGCTTTTCAGATCGCGGCGGAGAGAGCGGGCACGAAACGCGGAATCAGCCGGATCTTGGCGGAGACCGTCGGACTCGTCGAATACCTCGAGGACGGGGGTGCTGTCCGGAGCGTTCTCGACGACGGCGTTCGGTTCTACGAGAGCAAGTGA
- a CDS encoding acyl-CoA dehydrogenase family protein: MARSAETGSGVSFGTADETELILESLDEFVEQEVEPLADELGETLTNPRLGHEPDGRLTDEVLEAKDEVRRKSAEAGFYAMNMPEAVGGEDVSAVTWYRANKRLATKDVPLASDVLAGPEGPKPLLAQAEGQQVERYLEPAMRGEKTTAFGQTEPGVGSDSPNMETRAEKDGDEWELNGTKQWITNAPYADFIQVFARTTPQEEAGRHGGITCFIVEEDEYEIGTLNNAVGATGVQAEVHLDDVRLPADRVLGSVDNAFYDAMSFLGLGRVEIGATAVGHAEGLLDKATEYANEREAFGEHIGRYQAVSHKIARGRANAMAADTVGLKCAWLLDQGDPAIAESSILKWFATNAFWEIADDVVQLHGANGLAEENLFMDRLHRARIQRIVEGTDEIQLNTIAKQYGVET, translated from the coding sequence ATGGCACGATCAGCGGAGACCGGTTCCGGCGTTTCGTTCGGGACCGCCGACGAGACGGAACTCATCCTCGAGAGCCTCGACGAGTTCGTCGAGCAGGAAGTCGAGCCCCTCGCCGACGAACTCGGCGAGACGCTCACCAACCCCAGACTCGGACACGAGCCCGATGGCCGTCTGACCGACGAGGTCCTCGAGGCGAAAGACGAAGTGCGACGAAAGAGCGCCGAGGCCGGATTCTACGCGATGAACATGCCCGAAGCGGTCGGCGGCGAGGACGTGTCGGCCGTGACCTGGTACCGGGCGAACAAACGCCTCGCGACGAAGGACGTGCCGCTGGCGTCGGACGTTCTCGCCGGTCCGGAGGGCCCGAAGCCGTTGCTCGCACAGGCCGAGGGACAGCAGGTCGAGCGATACCTCGAGCCGGCGATGCGAGGGGAGAAGACGACCGCGTTCGGGCAGACGGAGCCCGGGGTCGGATCGGACTCGCCGAACATGGAGACGCGAGCCGAGAAGGACGGCGACGAGTGGGAGCTGAACGGAACGAAGCAGTGGATCACGAACGCCCCCTACGCGGACTTCATTCAGGTGTTCGCGCGGACGACGCCCCAGGAGGAGGCCGGCAGACACGGCGGCATCACGTGTTTCATCGTCGAGGAAGACGAGTACGAGATCGGGACGCTGAACAACGCCGTCGGTGCGACCGGCGTTCAGGCGGAGGTCCACCTCGACGACGTCCGGCTTCCGGCCGACCGCGTCCTCGGGAGCGTCGACAACGCGTTCTACGACGCGATGTCGTTCCTCGGACTCGGCCGCGTCGAGATCGGTGCGACGGCGGTCGGCCACGCGGAAGGGCTGCTCGACAAGGCCACTGAGTACGCGAACGAACGCGAAGCGTTCGGCGAGCATATCGGCCGGTATCAGGCGGTATCGCACAAGATCGCGCGCGGTCGAGCGAACGCGATGGCGGCCGACACTGTCGGCCTCAAGTGCGCGTGGCTGCTCGATCAGGGCGACCCCGCGATCGCCGAATCGTCGATCCTCAAGTGGTTCGCGACCAACGCGTTCTGGGAGATCGCCGACGACGTCGTCCAGCTTCACGGCGCCAACGGACTCGCCGAGGAGAACCTCTTCATGGATCGACTTCACCGCGCACGGATCCAGCGGATCGTCGAAGGGACCGACGAGATCCAGCTCAACACGATCGCGAAGCAATACGGCGTGGAAACGTAG
- a CDS encoding enoyl-CoA hydratase/isomerase family protein — translation MREVGTGHVLVDVDGHRADVVLNRPDKRNAMNEALLSDLKRAFETVDANEDVRAVALLGEGPVFCAGMDLEMMRDRGEQAQEGERRGDDSAGDLLGDVVEAIDTARVPTVVGIKRAAPAGAFELSLPADFRVISEDANYGVIEVKLGTFPHGGATQRLPRMIGLAKAKELVLGGEFIDPAEAERIGLVNEVCDADAVDDRARELADDLAENAPLGMERAREALNAALEMPLDDGLAYERTLGAQLDDTHDYTEGFTARLEGREPEFEGR, via the coding sequence ATGCGAGAGGTTGGCACTGGTCACGTACTCGTGGACGTCGACGGCCACCGCGCCGACGTCGTTCTGAACCGTCCGGACAAGCGAAACGCGATGAACGAGGCCCTCCTGTCGGACCTGAAGCGAGCGTTCGAGACGGTCGACGCGAACGAGGACGTTCGCGCCGTCGCACTGCTCGGCGAGGGGCCCGTCTTCTGTGCGGGGATGGACCTCGAGATGATGCGCGATCGAGGCGAGCAGGCCCAGGAAGGAGAGCGTCGCGGAGACGATAGCGCCGGCGACCTGCTCGGAGACGTCGTCGAGGCCATCGATACCGCACGCGTTCCGACCGTCGTCGGGATCAAGCGCGCCGCGCCCGCCGGCGCGTTCGAGCTGTCGCTGCCCGCCGACTTCCGCGTCATCTCCGAAGACGCGAACTACGGCGTCATCGAGGTCAAACTCGGTACCTTCCCGCACGGCGGTGCGACCCAACGGCTGCCCCGCATGATCGGGCTGGCGAAGGCGAAGGAACTGGTTCTGGGCGGGGAGTTCATCGACCCCGCGGAAGCCGAGCGGATCGGGCTCGTCAACGAGGTCTGCGACGCGGACGCGGTCGACGACCGCGCTCGCGAACTGGCCGACGACCTCGCCGAGAACGCGCCGCTGGGAATGGAACGTGCCCGAGAGGCCCTCAATGCGGCGCTCGAGATGCCGCTCGATGACGGACTCGCCTACGAGCGCACCCTCGGAGCGCAACTCGACGACACGCACGACTATACGGAAGGGTTCACGGCCCGACTCGAGGGACGCGAACCGGAGTTCGAGGGTCGCTGA
- a CDS encoding enoyl-CoA hydratase/isomerase family protein: MAHSLPECENFVLERDGAVLSITIDSTTKFNSLNDGMGDELLELASFLAGDDETRCAVMTGTDGVFCAGADVESFAGDDHGPDSVRRGASILHDAIVQFHQADVPLVTGVNGVATGAGLGIALLGDLVVVSEDARFEYGYPRLGLPGDGGATFHLPRLVGLRRAKEIALLDRPISPAEAVDWGLATESVPGDELDDRLEELASELASGPTRAYGAAKRLLARSLDRSLEEQLAAETDAIARGAETDDHAEGVAAFVERREPKFEGH; the protein is encoded by the coding sequence ATGGCGCATTCACTGCCGGAGTGTGAGAACTTCGTCCTCGAGCGGGACGGTGCCGTCCTCTCGATCACGATCGACAGCACGACGAAATTCAACTCGCTCAACGACGGGATGGGCGACGAACTGCTCGAACTGGCGAGTTTTCTCGCCGGCGACGACGAGACCCGATGTGCCGTGATGACGGGAACGGACGGAGTCTTCTGTGCCGGTGCCGACGTCGAGAGCTTCGCCGGCGACGACCACGGACCCGACTCTGTCCGGCGCGGAGCGTCGATCCTGCACGACGCGATCGTCCAGTTCCATCAGGCGGACGTCCCGCTGGTCACCGGCGTCAACGGCGTCGCGACCGGTGCCGGCCTCGGAATCGCCCTTCTGGGCGATCTGGTCGTCGTGAGCGAGGACGCCCGGTTCGAATACGGCTATCCGCGGCTCGGACTCCCTGGGGACGGCGGGGCGACGTTCCACCTCCCGCGGCTCGTCGGTCTCAGACGGGCGAAGGAGATCGCACTGCTCGATCGACCGATCTCGCCAGCGGAGGCCGTCGACTGGGGACTGGCGACCGAATCGGTCCCCGGCGACGAACTGGACGACCGGCTCGAGGAGTTGGCGAGCGAACTGGCGTCCGGACCGACGCGAGCCTACGGTGCCGCCAAACGACTCCTCGCGCGGAGCCTCGATCGATCGCTCGAGGAGCAACTCGCAGCGGAGACCGACGCCATCGCCAGGGGAGCAGAGACCGACGATCACGCCGAAGGCGTCGCGGCGTTCGTCGAACGGCGCGAACCGAAGTTCGAGGGACACTGA